Part of the Henckelia pumila isolate YLH828 chromosome 2, ASM3356847v2, whole genome shotgun sequence genome is shown below.
aaagtatttgatttaatatgatttttttatttttgcaatTGATAATTTTGTGtagtttttttaagaaaaaaaaaattaaggatGAGCATACCAAGAGACCACTATGGTACTCTTActttatatatagtataaatatatatatatatatatatatatatatatatattactttcaTAATACTTTTCCATCTGTATATTGCTATTTTATTAAAcactattatttaaaaaaaaaacactattaGTGTTGCATATACGTTTGtgtataaaataaaagatataatGTAAATGTAATAATGTTTGAAGCCACCAAATAAGTCTTTTTTTTCCCCTTGAAATTTAAAGCCAGACTTCCTTAAATAATTGACAAATCACATTACATTTTATAtataaagacaaaaaaaaaaaagttggaaattatttatataaagtCCAAAGAGTCGGGCAGAGGGTCAAGtcaattacattttttttttttttgcgatCAAGTCAATTGCATTCAATAAATTATAAAGTCTAAAGACTCGGGAAGAGGCTCAAGTCAATGGCAATCAAATAATTTAtctatttaaaaataatcataaaaaattaaacTGTGTTCATCGATTAAGATAGGAAATAAATGTATGAAATTTACTATAAGATAATCAAAAAAGTATTCATAAACTTTGCGTTTCGAATGTTCAATTCTGTAATTGTTGACTCCTGTATATATTAACTAAAAACAAATACATCTATTATAACACAGTCTCGTGAATCTATATTCTTGAACTGAATTGATCCGATTCATATTtatactaaaaaataatattttggacaataaaaaatattaatttttaataagttAGATGGAATATCCTTATCATAAAATTTCGTTGGAATTTTTGTGTTAAAAAATTGTATGTTTTGGTTGTTGGCATAAAAATACGTTAGTGGACCCTctcatcaaaaaaaaaatgtcagtattatatttttaatattttgtactTGAAAAAAAACACGTGGATgcagaaaattttttttgataaatgaaggcttaatatattttaaaaattctacataactattaaaaatatatagtaattaaaaatatagtaGTATTAGTTGCAAATCTTTTTTCCTTTGTTTTTTTGGTGGGGAGTTGGTAGAGGATGAGTTCAGTTGGGAGAGGTGACCAGGCAAGAGAAGTTCGTTGATGGATGCAACATGGAAAGGTTTCTTCCTACTTGTGATTCTCATCTCCCTGAATTTCTCTATATCTTCCTGTTCGACGGACATCATAAATTCGATTCGAAGCGTTAGAGATGGTGAGACCATTGTTTCGTCCGGTGGGATGTTTGAACTGGGATTCTTTAGCCCAGGAAATTCCAAGAATCGTTATGTGGGCATATGGTACTACGGAATCCCTATTAAAACAATAGTTTGGGTGGCAAATAGAGAAAGTCCACTCACAAATCAGGCAGGTGTCTTGAAGGTTATGGAGCCAGGACTTTTAGTTCTTGTTAATGACACTGCAGGTGAAGCTGTGTGGTCTTCCAAGAGATCAAGATCGGTGCAGACGCCCGTTGCGCAGTTGCTGGATTCTGGGAATCTTGTCCTGAAAGATGCCGAGGCTGATGATACGGAAGAGAATTATATCTGGCAGACTTATGATCATCCAACTGATACATATCTACCAGGGATGAAGTTCGGGTGGAATTTTGTAACTGGTGCACAAGTGTACCTTGAAGCATGGAaggccaatgatgatccagctCCAGGAGAGTTTACGTATGACTTGGAACTCACAGGATATCCGCAAGTAGTCTTGCGAAGGAATACCTTGGAAATCACTAGATATGGACCTTggaatggcattttctttagtggATTTCCAGACGTGAGAAGGAACCCCGCCTATTCTTCGGATTTTGTGATGGATAAGAACGGGGTATATTATCAAGAAAAGCTCTTCGACATGTCAGTTGTTCGGAGGCTTACGTTGAATTCAAGTGGAGTTGTGCAGAGGCTAACGTGGGTAAATAGAACGCAGACGTGGGAAGTTTATACGAATAGACCAGCAGATAATTGTGATAGTTATAGTCATTGTGGTGCTTATGGGATAtgttatattcaaaatattccaGCATGCAGTTGTCTGGATAGATTCGTGCCAAAAGATTCAGAGGGTTGGATCAAAACAGATTGGTCAAATGGATGCATTCGAAGGACAAACTTGAGTTGCCAAGGGGATGGATTTATAAAGTACTCAAAGATCAAACTCCCAGATGCCCAAAATTCATGGTTCAACGACGCTATGACGCTTAAAGAATGTGCAGTGGAATGCTTAAAGAATTGCTCCTGTACGGCGTACACACAATTAAATATAAGCAATGGGAGTGGATGTATTGTTTGGTTTGGTGAGTTGGTTGATATCAGATCTCTGAGTACAGATGGACAGGATATCTACATCAGAATGGCATCATCTGAAATAGGTAAGATTTCAGATCAAACTTACAAATAATGCTCAATATCTGTCGATCTTTAGCAGATTCTATATTTCTTTGTCTGGAGATATCCTTTTGCATGACATGATTCTCGAAATCCTAAGATTTGAAGCTAAACATTGTTCATTATTCAATGGAAATCTTAAGATTTGAAAGCAAAATTCACAATTATCATCACAACTGTGCGAGCATTTTTCCGTAACTAGTGTCACATACATTGCAGACTCTAGAGTAATGAAGAGAAGAATACTTATCGCTAGTTTAACATCAGTGATGGGAATGATTCTTCTGGCTCTGATCCTCTTCCTGTATATTCGAAAGACGAATATAGATTCAACCAAGGATGAACAAGGTGAGGCAAAAGTGGCGTAAAGAAAGTAATAAATGTTCATAATATATTCATTCATTCTTTTcttgtgataaattttatatcatCATGTTTTATGTAGGAGGGAAATACAACGAAAGCAAAGACAAAGAGTTAGAGCTACCTTTCTTCAAAGTAGCTACAATTCTCAAAGCTACCAATTGTTTTTCCATCGAAAACAAGCTTGGGGAAGGAGGTTTTGGACCTGTTTATAAGGTAAAAAATTCCCCAGACTCAGAtatgtacaaaaaaaaattaggaaaataaaaaaaagaagagaaaaacgTAGAATAAGCTCATTCCTAATTCATAGTTTGCTTGAAAAACCAAAATGATAATGTTATAGGTAACCTTATTCGATCAAACATGGGTACTGGTGAACTTCACATGCGCATTTTCTGATCTTAGGGCATGCTTGAAGGGGGAGAAGAAATTGCTGTGAAATGTTTATCAAGAACCTCTACCCAAGGGATCGATGAATTCAAGAATGAAGTGATCTTTATTGCCAAACTTCAGCACCGAAATCTTGTGAGGCTTCTAGGATGCTGCATTCAAAAAGACGAAAATATGTTGATATATGAATACATGCCAAACAAAAGtcttgatattattttatttggtgAGTATCATACTTGTAGCATATATGACCGTCATTAAGAAATTCACCATGCATTCGAAGTAGCGACACAATTCTAAGCTTACGTGACATGATACCAAATTATCATTGCCAGATGAAACAACCAGTGATTTGCTAGATTGGCCAAAACGTTTCCATATCATCAATGGAATAGCCAGGGGACTTTTGTATCTTCATCAAGATTCCAGATTGAGGATTATTCATCGAGATCTCAAAACCAGTAACATATTGCTGGATTCAGACATGAACCCAAAGATTTCGGACTTTGGAACGGCCAGAAGTTTCGGAGGCAATGAGACTGAAGCTAAGACACGCCGAGTTGTGGGAACATAGTAATAAGAATCTTAATCAATGGCTTGAATATATTCTTCTTTCACTTCTTGCCACACTGTCTTCTGATACACCACAATTTGCAGTGGCTACATGTCTCCAGAGTATGCAGTTGATGGGATCTTCTCTGCCAAATCAGACGTCTTCAGCTTTGGGGTACTAGTACTAGAAATCGTTAGTGGGAAGAGAAACAGAGGATTTTCACATAGTGATCATCATCTGAACCTTCTCGGCCATGTAAGCTGTGTCTCCATTAATCAGCAAACAACTCCCatcaatattatatttattgaatAGAAGTCTTGAAATTGTGATCAGGCATGGACCCTTTACAAAGAAGAAAGATCACATGAAGTAGCGGAAGCCTTTCTACAAAATCCTCAAGACTTGGCCCAAGTGATAAGGTTGATCCATGTTGGTCTATTGTGTGTGCAGAAGAAGCCTGAAGATAGACCAAGCATGTCCTCGGTGGTTTTGATGTTGGGTAATGAAGGCACATTACCCGAAGCCAAACAACCTGGTTTCTTCACAGAAAGAGAGCCCATTGTTTCTCAAAATTCAACAACCACGCATGCAACAAATTCAACAAATCAACTCACAGTCACCATTTTAGATCCCAGATAGGAAATCTGTTATGTTGCAATGCTATTGTTTATGCACTTGAGTCTTTTATTTGTCGCATGTGTTTTTTTGACCAATGAGCCTGTAAAGTTTCATCTCTGCATATGCATTTAGATGGAGAAGTCAGAAATAGACTAGGGATCCAACCAAATCGAACCGGCTCACAAGTTTTTTCGTATTCAAAATTATTGAATTCGAGTTCAACTCGACatgttcaaatattttttagcCGAATTCGAGCCCTAATTATTTTCTTCAAAAGTATTTTTCAAGCAATTATCTTCAATAAGTAGTTCGAATAGCTAGCGAACATGCTCCTATGTTTTGAGCAAACTCgagcaaaaaatatttaactaaTTCAATTTTGTGCATTTACACCCCTAAATTTAAGATATTAGACTTTTTAGAAAACTAAGAATCTCAGCATATCATAATTCATAAGCCAAACTATTTTATTATATCAAACAAACATTTGGAATACATTTAAAACTTGTCTAAGCTTATCGAGAAATATACAACAGCGAAATAGAAAGAAACTGAATAACATTATGATAGCAGTGGAATAGAAAGAAAATGGAATATATCCAACGAACTCAAAGTAATAACTCAACAATCATGTTTCATCCTAGCTACCAAATTTTGATATCCAAATTCATCAGTCAAAAGGTAATCGCtttcaacaaaatcaataattttcatTCTACTGAGTTATCATCGTTTATTGCACTCCTTTCTTGAAGACaatcctacaaaattaacaatTCTTTCAACTTTCAAAGCACACTTTGTTTGTTTTATGTAACTGCTGTCACAGGATCACAAAAAAAGCAATATTAAAAACAACCCTTGAAATCGAAGGCAAATCACCATTTAACAAAATGCGAGTGATATTGAAATCACTTTGCTTAGTTTGGGCATATTGCTGATTAATCTACATTACAATGCTCAAACAAACAAGCAAACCCAAAAAGAACTATTTTCAAAcacaaaaggaaaagaaaacatGAGAAATTAGAAATAGGTTTTACCCTAAAAATTCATACTTCAATTCTCGAACTTTTTGGTTTTTGAATCTTCTTTCCTTTTATTTTTACCCCAGTTCTCTTGGAGAGAAGAAACCGGGCAGTAATTTTTTCTAATTTAGTTcaattcattttttatttttattttttggtttaataatttttcttctttttttttgagTGAATAATTTTTCAATTTTAGGTATTAATGGTTGCATCTAccatcaaaaatccaaaatattgaattttcgttctaagttttatttttatagtaCGGGAAAAAGATGATTCCGACGTGAGAAAAAGATCTATCTCCAAACTGAGAAGATTTCTTGGAGCAACCAATATTCTCGAAAGTCATTATCCTAAGTAGGCAAGTGTTTTATGATAGTTTGTCTTGAAATATCCAGGCAAATGATTTGATTTACTATATCAAGTGAAAAATGCTTGTTCACGGGGATGGCCTGTGGGTGTGGGTATCATTTGTCTACGGAAAATGTTGTATGTTAAATTAAGttataaaatacatttgaaattataaaattatatttgcaTTATATTTAGCAAAATCCTTTCAAAAGTGCATTTACGATCATTTTATAATTCAAATACAATTTTTAATACAATGTGTAAGCCTCGTTGTATATGTAGTAATCCAGTATCATTTTACgtgattaaaatattaaataagatTAAAGGTTATGAGTCAAAAAAATCAAGTGATTAAACATTCGGAATCAAAGAATCAgagttcggaccacccgaagATATCGGAACCACCGAAGTAGAGTTTGGAAGCACCGACgagatcggacgtttcgaaaAGAGAACGGATCTTTTGAATTGGATCTCTGAACTTCTGAACTTAGGTTTCAATACATTGTTGACACGTCACTACATGCAGAGATCGAATCCATCGATCGTGGGATCGTATTgtccgatctccgcctataaataaggCATCAGATTTCACATAGTGATATGTGTTTTGTGCATGTACTCTCAAAATCTTGTGTTTTTTTAGTGTTTCTAACCATATGATTGAGGACCGGGCTATAGTACTGTACCTTTGAGGTCATAGCGAAGTCGTGCTCGAGTTTTGGGCCTTTCACAACAAAAGGCTGACGACAGGCGCAGGTATGAGTCGGAACTCCTAGTAGCTAttgtgtaaggcccgaaaatattaaattattaattatggaatttgagaattaaattccatattatgggctaatattgatttgagaagttatggacatgatagatttaattgtcgagccgaaaatatttaatttgagaatttacggattttgagaattaaattccgagaatttttaaattaaaagaataaatattcgatttgaatatttatggaatttaagattaaattccatatttcgggaattaatatgattatttcaaagatgaaacccgatcagaaactgatttgtaaatatcgaagtttgaagggTTAAAATGCAGAAGGCCGGGATTATtctattaatccgaatttatttaattttaatccgagaatatttaatttgggaatatttagagttttgatttaaattctaatattcttaaattatttaggattgaaattgaattaaaaagaaggccgaggactgaattgcaattaaggaAGACtggagggactaaattgcaatttagcaaTATATATCCGATTATTACATATAATAATCAGAATTCATACGTGTAGTTCATTTGAGAATTCAGAAATTCTGAACAGAGCTCGAACTCCTTTCCTTTTCTTTAGATTTCGATTTTTTTCAAATGGTCGTAACGTTTGATCCgtttgtccgatttcgattccgaaaagtgttctggaatccttgcaacgaggccttcgaattgatgtaagtttctgagtATTTCATGTATGTTTATGGATCGAAATATTACAGAAATCAGTAGGTTGATATATAATCATGTTCTTCAACTTGTATATGttccgatatcgaaaccgaATAGACGAACAACTATTGTTTGCATGAGATGTGAATTTCCAGCTTATGGTTCGAACTCTCATCCTTTTAATATGGctgatttatgatttatgttggCTGGTTTAATATGTAAAAGAGTTTGAAAGGATTGAGACATTGTTCGGGTATCGAATTTGAGCCATTACGCCGTTGGTTTTGCGGTTTATGAATTCTGAGAATATGATGTTGTTGAGTTCGAGATTATGATGCTGAAATGACAATGATTTTAGTTGAATCAGTTAGATATATTGttggtttgatatatatacatgagtGTATATAAAGTTTGAATGAtatcgatatttcgtcggttaccgattttgaatcgctacgccgtcgattgatgttttgaagccATTTTTGATAACCAATGAATGAACTAAGATGTTATTGAGATGTTGCTGATGATATAGCACTTTTATTCTTCGATTTCAGTCAAGTTTGGAAGACGAACGACGCATGACTCCAATTatgaaccgaagaagaagaagggaggtttgaaatgcatttgatcgaatatgtgttgatgattttgactcgattctgaaatgaatgTATTGAACGAAGCTTGATGTGAAGGTTTTGAGATTGcagttcagatttgaagaattcagaacagaagaaatacgaaggtaaaagtcgactactacttgaatgggattataactcgagatggtttgtatcgagtttcctaaatcacatacttatttgattacttgcttttatatgctcttctatgaattatggaatgagtctttgatgttaatgaatgctattttgttgatatatgatgcattcatcttgtaaggcttgttctttgatttcgaaatgaacggaaacgttcgattagacgatttgaggaagtatatatgtatggcctgggtggttgacttagcctagcgtctgaattacatatatagtggcttcaaagtctagagaagtaagataagtaaccccacctcgatcgggagagtcggtggttagttatgatatctgcttctcgggatcccaaccgatgaaatgagAGAATTTGTTAgaaaaccttgttttaaaacatgcattgtagttacttttatatcatgaatttgatatatgctttgctatgcatgtttagttgcttttactgggaaatatatttctcatcgGAGtatatccggctgttgttttgttttgtatgtgtgcattacaacaggtgggacaggagctagtctgagatgatgtggatagctcgggagcgagatttagcaagtgtggactcgggtttaagtgGAAGAATGATAGTGAGAATTACAGCAAACTTAACAAGAACATTAGAAACTTGTAAATGAGATTTTGACGTCTTGAATAGTTTGTAGTTTCTTGATATTTATGGGATTCATTTGATGTATTGAATTGCATGATTAGATGCTTGAAATCTTGTTCATGTAATTATACTAGTTCTAGATTTTATGGAACATATTTGATGTTGATTGATGATTTAGATCACTTGTTCCAAGTTGACAGCATGAAGAGTGTTCTGCAGAATTACTGGAcctggtgcccgctcgatcgggtgagatgcaccgatcgagcgcggcatggAAATATTGGAACCGAGAGCTTTGGagtgtggctcgctcgatcggacgaaatcatccgatcgagcgaggccatttgtGCTACAGACCGAGAGCAATAATTTCTTGCTCGCTTGATCGGGGAATTTTATCCTATCGAGCGAGGCtccgatttttttaaaaaaaaaaaaaaaaaaattttagctcttggttttaatATTCTAATTGATTTGTTTCATTAATAATTAGTTGCCCTAatacgagattagcaacccgaggtcctcacatatTGAGAGTAGTCTttaacttagttaaggtttCAGATGAGTAGTGGTGATATGGTATTCACTTAACTGCAGGCTTGGACCATAGACCATGTATACACTACATGTCTggtaagtactgactgatatATCCAGCTAAAAATgtatgtttatatgttgtatttaatgtaaatatattatgttgggcatgtatctccttcgagatagtcATTCTAGTAGGGTCTCAGCCCTATACATTCAATATATGATCTTACACTGGGAACTGCAGTGATGACAGAAACTGAAGCTATGGTTAGGGATGGCAACGGGGCGGGTTTTTCCAAATCCGGGACCCGACCCGCCAAAAAAATTAGATCCAAACCCGGACCCGCCCCGCCTCTTTTTTGGACCCACCCCGCCTCAAAACCCGGCGGGTTCAACCCGGGTTTGGACCCGCGAACCCgtttacatttattttttaataaaattaaatatattattatttataatattataaatatatttatagatacatatctatttatttatatgaaatatatatatatttatacgaTATATActgtacaaaaaaaaattatacatatatgtaatttACGATATATTACtgtatataatatattgtatatctaaaatatatatactatatatatatatatatacgggtCCAGGGCGGGTCTGAGTGGACCCGCCCCAGACCCGTCTTCGGACCCGTTGACCTAGACCCGCCCCGCCCCAAAACCCGTTTGACCGGGTTTGAACTCGCACCATCCGGGGCGGGTTTAACATGGGGTCGGGTATTGTCATCCCAAGCTATGGTAATCTAGACAAGTGTTTGTGCTACCCAGCAGATTTGACTCCAGATAGTACTATTCACTCATTGTGCTTAGTCTGAGCATGATTATCGAGTTGACCCAGTATTCTCAGTCATACCATTTGCATGCACATGTAGGTTTATAAACTCATATTTACGTATAGGACGTTAGTCATTGatattgtagtagcccggtctcattttacaagattaaatggttaatcatgttttgaattaagtaaaacatgattaaaagatTTTAATATGATCAATCGAACCAATAAATTGGATCCAGAATGTCCAAAAATGGTTAAGAATTATTTTGGTTATCGagtagttcggatggtccgaactacTACTTGCGTCCGAAGGGTTCGGATGGTGCGAAGCAGTTCGAAAGCTCGGGATGAGTTCAGAACGTCCGAGCACGATCAAAACGTCCGATCTTAGTTAGGCCATGTGCATTATCAACGTGTCAAGGTGTTCAAACACGTAGGAGtttggaacgtccgaaaatgcaATATCGAAGCGTCCAAACTGTGCATGCGGTGACGTTCtgcatgcagagatcggaacgtccgatctccgcctataaataggccctccgaGATTCAGTTTTGATCACCAATTCCTCAAGTTTCCTCTCAAATTCTTAGTGTTTTGAGGCATTTTCagccttcttaggcttggtctggGAGTTGGCAAGATGCTCCGGAGTCGCagcggagtggtgcccaagttctggggcagtcgtcatcagcgggctaacgacggatgaaggtatagctctaGCTTATAATAGATATTAAGGAGTATGTCATAGCTTAGTTACGACTTTTAGAGCAAGaatataatgcatgagtattttgcattgtaatgctgattataggcttggacaataGAGCTGgtttagcttgcctagtatctaaggtacgatagtactgttcgagatatccaaactgagtatgcatgtattatgtgttgcattgattatatggcatgatttatttgcatgtattatgacatg
Proteins encoded:
- the LOC140881886 gene encoding G-type lectin S-receptor-like serine/threonine-protein kinase At4g27290 → MDATWKGFFLLVILISLNFSISSCSTDIINSIRSVRDGETIVSSGGMFELGFFSPGNSKNRYVGIWYYGIPIKTIVWVANRESPLTNQAGVLKVMEPGLLVLVNDTAGEAVWSSKRSRSVQTPVAQLLDSGNLVLKDAEADDTEENYIWQTYDHPTDTYLPGMKFGWNFVTGAQVYLEAWKANDDPAPGEFTYDLELTGYPQVVLRRNTLEITRYGPWNGIFFSGFPDVRRNPAYSSDFVMDKNGVYYQEKLFDMSVVRRLTLNSSGVVQRLTWVNRTQTWEVYTNRPADNCDSYSHCGAYGICYIQNIPACSCLDRFVPKDSEGWIKTDWSNGCIRRTNLSCQGDGFIKYSKIKLPDAQNSWFNDAMTLKECAVECLKNCSCTAYTQLNISNGSGCIVWFGELVDIRSLSTDGQDIYIRMASSEIDSRVMKRRILIASLTSVMGMILLALILFLYIRKTNIDSTKDEQGGKYNESKDKELELPFFKVATILKATNCFSIENKLGEGGFGPVYKGMLEGGEEIAVKCLSRTSTQGIDEFKNEVIFIAKLQHRNLVRLLGCCIQKDENMLIYEYMPNKSLDIILFDETTSDLLDWPKRFHIINGIARGLLYLHQDSRLRIIHRDLKTSNILLDSDMNPKISDFGTARSFGGNETEAKTRRVVGTYGYMSPEYAVDGIFSAKSDVFSFGVLVLEIVSGKRNRGFSHSDHHLNLLGHAWTLYKEERSHEVAEAFLQNPQDLAQVIRLIHVGLLCVQKKPEDRPSMSSVVLMLGNEGTLPEAKQPGFFTEREPIVSQNSTTTHATNSTNQLTVTILDPR